In one Sphingobacterium daejeonense genomic region, the following are encoded:
- a CDS encoding SDR family oxidoreductase: MSILEKFSLKGKVIVITGGTGILGKSFVKALAEAGATIVIIGRNQDKINERVNMATDLGAEAIGLVADVMDEQSVKDAKQKIVNKYGSIDGLINAVGGNIPGATIGDDQSIFDNKIQDTIKAIELNLYGTIIPTLIFGELIAEKGKGSIINISSLAASRPLTRVLGYTVAKHGIDGFTKWMSTELALRYGDQVRVNAIAPGVFLTEQNRTLLTNEDGSYTDRAQKFINGTPYRRLGDPSELEGTLIYLLSDASAFVSGEVVFVDGGFNSWCGV, from the coding sequence ATGAGTATTCTAGAGAAATTTTCCCTAAAAGGTAAGGTGATCGTTATAACGGGTGGTACCGGAATTTTAGGTAAATCATTTGTAAAAGCCCTTGCAGAAGCAGGAGCAACGATTGTTATCATTGGGAGAAATCAAGATAAAATCAATGAACGTGTTAATATGGCTACCGACCTTGGTGCTGAAGCTATAGGATTGGTAGCTGATGTTATGGATGAACAATCCGTAAAAGATGCAAAACAAAAAATTGTCAATAAATATGGTTCAATTGATGGGTTGATCAATGCGGTAGGTGGCAATATCCCTGGAGCTACCATTGGAGATGACCAATCCATTTTTGACAATAAAATCCAAGATACCATCAAAGCAATTGAATTAAACTTATATGGTACAATCATACCTACTCTGATCTTTGGTGAATTAATTGCTGAAAAAGGTAAAGGCTCCATTATCAACATTTCTTCGTTGGCAGCATCTCGTCCACTGACTCGTGTATTGGGATATACTGTTGCCAAACATGGTATTGATGGATTTACTAAATGGATGTCAACGGAATTGGCACTTCGTTATGGAGATCAAGTTAGAGTTAATGCCATTGCACCTGGTGTGTTTTTAACAGAACAAAATCGGACGTTATTAACCAATGAAGATGGAAGCTATACAGATAGAGCTCAAAAATTCATCAATGGAACTCCATATAGAAGATTAGGAGATCCTTCGGAATTAGAAGGTACCTTGATCTATTTATTGAGCGATGCTTCGGCTTTTGTATCAGGAGAAGTTGTATTTGTAGATGGTGGTTTTAACTCATGGTGTGGTGTATAA
- a CDS encoding bifunctional 4-hydroxy-2-oxoglutarate aldolase/2-dehydro-3-deoxy-phosphogluconate aldolase, translating to MKNQIIDQILQSPVIPVFYDADINTCIKILTSCYQGGIRVFEFVNRGPEAEKNFKELLDYRDKNFKDLKLGIGTIMNADQAKLFSEMGADFLVSPIFSDSIASAIKDGMLWIPGCMTPSEIAAAQNVGCTFVKLFPGETLGPGFLKSIKPIFPKLKFMPTGGVDCTEDSIDKWFDAGVSAVGLGSKLFVKIDGKYQYGAISENCDNLLNWAKRKTKGL from the coding sequence ATGAAAAATCAAATTATAGATCAAATACTTCAAAGTCCGGTTATCCCGGTATTTTATGATGCTGATATAAATACTTGCATAAAAATCCTTACAAGTTGCTATCAAGGAGGGATTCGAGTTTTTGAATTTGTCAACAGGGGTCCTGAAGCTGAGAAGAACTTTAAGGAACTTTTGGATTACAGGGATAAAAATTTCAAGGATTTAAAATTAGGAATCGGAACTATCATGAATGCCGACCAAGCGAAACTATTTAGTGAAATGGGGGCTGATTTTTTAGTAAGTCCGATATTTTCAGATAGCATTGCTTCAGCCATTAAAGATGGCATGCTTTGGATTCCGGGTTGTATGACTCCAAGCGAAATTGCAGCAGCTCAAAATGTAGGTTGCACATTTGTTAAACTATTTCCTGGAGAAACCTTGGGCCCGGGATTTTTGAAAAGCATAAAACCGATTTTCCCTAAATTGAAGTTTATGCCAACAGGTGGTGTGGACTGTACTGAAGATAGTATTGACAAATGGTTTGATGCTGGAGTAAGCGCAGTTGGACTAGGTTCTAAACTCTTCGTGAAGATCGATGGAAAATATCAATATGGTGCTATCAGTGAAAATTGTGACAACTTATTGAATTGGGCAAAACGGAAAACAAAAGGACTTTAA
- a CDS encoding 3-dehydroquinate synthase family protein, with product MKDLSFYEWIENNAEKIKERNSSEMEDLIFRCADKHLEHIRNGDPFELGSSRPLDFGHWSAHKLEQMTDFEVLHGEAVSIGISIDVLYSYLIGNISREEAYRVVDLMNKLGLPIYHPILDTEEARFILLSGLLDFQEHLGGKLTIVLLEKLGVGKDYHHLDYPLVLKTLDLLKNFCQDQKPSL from the coding sequence ATCAAGGATCTGTCATTCTATGAATGGATTGAGAATAATGCTGAAAAGATAAAAGAAAGAAATTCTTCAGAAATGGAGGATTTGATTTTCAGATGTGCTGACAAACATTTAGAACATATCCGTAATGGTGATCCATTTGAATTAGGATCATCGAGGCCACTTGATTTTGGCCATTGGAGTGCCCATAAATTAGAGCAGATGACTGATTTTGAGGTATTGCATGGAGAGGCAGTTTCCATTGGGATTTCAATTGATGTGCTTTACTCGTATCTGATTGGAAATATCTCTCGGGAAGAAGCATATCGAGTTGTTGACCTCATGAATAAGTTAGGTTTGCCTATATATCATCCAATTTTAGATACTGAAGAAGCAAGGTTTATTCTTCTTTCAGGGTTGTTGGATTTTCAAGAGCATCTAGGCGGTAAATTAACAATTGTGTTATTGGAAAAATTAGGTGTTGGCAAAGATTATCACCACTTAGATTATCCATTGGTATTAAAGACTCTTGATTTGCTCAAGAATTTTTGTCAAGATCAAAAACCCAGTTTATGA
- a CDS encoding MgtC/SapB family protein produces MDYFFDQIVWDWNDLLKAVLSLCAGFVLGFEREWKDKSAGFKTISIICLGSTLFSLLSFKLGAGESEDATRIASYVVSGIGFLGAGVIFKDGVNVNGLTTASIIWMSAAIGMAIGFGVYIIAAIFLLACFAIIVSGPLLNKYVIHNVVRVLTVSMHRNDLEVKDNLLKAIKPMAKHVKIKKQTMSADVLTIEMEILMDKRNIRKFERAILENQKLTEISL; encoded by the coding sequence ATGGATTATTTTTTCGACCAGATTGTATGGGATTGGAATGATTTGCTCAAAGCGGTTTTATCGCTCTGTGCAGGTTTTGTTTTGGGATTTGAAAGAGAATGGAAAGATAAATCAGCCGGATTCAAAACGATCTCCATCATCTGTTTGGGAAGTACGCTCTTTTCATTGTTGTCTTTTAAATTAGGAGCAGGAGAGTCTGAAGATGCTACACGTATTGCGTCCTATGTGGTCTCAGGTATAGGATTTTTGGGTGCAGGCGTTATCTTCAAGGATGGGGTCAATGTTAATGGCCTGACCACTGCCAGTATTATTTGGATGTCTGCAGCAATCGGTATGGCAATAGGTTTTGGAGTATATATTATTGCGGCAATATTTTTATTGGCTTGTTTTGCCATTATAGTTTCTGGACCGCTTTTAAATAAATATGTTATCCATAATGTTGTAAGGGTTTTAACAGTTAGTATGCATAGAAACGATCTAGAAGTGAAGGATAATTTGCTCAAAGCAATAAAACCTATGGCAAAGCATGTTAAAATAAAAAAGCAGACGATGTCTGCTGATGTTCTCACCATAGAAATGGAGATATTAATGGATAAAAGAAATATCAGAAAATTTGAAAGAGCTATTCTTGAAAACCAAAAACTAACAGAAATCAGTCTTTAA
- a CDS encoding EboA domain-containing protein, with product MSVVRKVSVTILVRFKKPLWSVINILLFTWRKEAWNQLVLKSFFTGKEIKEIYGLYDRNNENLSNSIVDYIYERDSAKREINPMLMGTGKGSPTTSSCRDLKTAKQD from the coding sequence TTGAGCGTTGTAAGGAAGGTATCCGTAACAATATTGGTCCGGTTCAAGAAGCCATTATGGAGCGTAATAAATATCCTGCTCTTTACTTGGAGGAAGGAAGCTTGGAACCAATTAGTTTTAAAGAGTTTTTTCACCGGCAAGGAAATAAAGGAGATATACGGTTTATATGACCGTAATAATGAAAATCTCTCAAATTCTATTGTTGACTATATTTATGAACGTGATTCTGCCAAGCGAGAGATCAACCCTATGTTAATGGGAACTGGCAAAGGATCACCTACCACCTCGAGCTGTAGAGATCTTAAAACAGCAAAACAAGACTAG
- the eboE gene encoding metabolite traffic protein EboE, with protein sequence MQFPPDQDFGLGLRLSAQAAEDLKDPQKLQEFKIWLKDNGIYVFTMNGFPYGDFHIKEVKDQVHAPDWTSAERFQYTKTLFDLLNELLENGQEGGISTSPLSYRFWFEDKSQAWKSKRDLCTKNILLIAEYLFQKEVSTGKYMHLDIEPEPDGMLEDSQEFIEWYSEELIPMAISYFQEKEKLDADQAKAIINRYICLCYDVCHFALEYEDHEKCMAKLEELKIKIGKFQVSSALKVKLSGDSETRENQKNKLKEFNEPIYLHQVIAKDSTGNLIKYKDLPDALNDSNDSTHVEWRSHFHVPIFLESYGELDSTQEDILKVVGLQNEKQEPIILR encoded by the coding sequence ATGCAGTTTCCCCCCGACCAAGATTTCGGACTAGGGTTAAGGCTTTCAGCACAAGCAGCAGAAGATCTTAAAGATCCTCAGAAATTGCAGGAATTTAAGATATGGTTGAAAGATAATGGAATCTATGTTTTTACAATGAATGGTTTTCCTTATGGTGATTTCCATATTAAAGAAGTTAAAGATCAAGTACATGCTCCCGATTGGACAAGTGCGGAAAGATTTCAATATACCAAAACTCTATTTGACCTTTTAAACGAGCTGTTGGAGAATGGACAAGAGGGTGGAATATCGACATCTCCCCTTTCCTATCGTTTTTGGTTTGAAGACAAAAGTCAGGCATGGAAGTCCAAAAGAGATCTGTGTACGAAAAATATTTTGCTCATAGCTGAATACCTTTTCCAAAAGGAGGTTTCTACTGGAAAATATATGCATTTAGATATTGAACCAGAACCTGATGGCATGCTTGAAGATTCGCAGGAATTTATCGAGTGGTACAGCGAAGAATTGATTCCAATGGCCATTTCGTACTTTCAGGAAAAAGAAAAATTGGATGCTGATCAAGCCAAGGCAATTATAAATCGTTATATATGTTTATGCTATGACGTTTGCCATTTTGCACTAGAATACGAAGATCATGAAAAGTGTATGGCCAAGCTTGAAGAACTGAAGATTAAAATAGGTAAGTTCCAGGTAAGTTCTGCATTGAAAGTGAAATTGTCTGGGGATTCTGAAACAAGAGAAAATCAAAAGAACAAGCTCAAAGAATTTAACGAACCTATCTATTTGCATCAAGTAATTGCAAAGGATAGTACGGGTAATTTGATAAAATACAAAGATTTGCCGGATGCATTGAATGACAGTAATGATTCTACCCATGTGGAATGGAGAAGTCATTTCCATGTTCCAATATTTCTGGAAAGCTATGGAGAATTAGATTCTACACAGGAAGATATCTTAAAGGTTGTTGGATTGCAAAATGAGAAACAAGAACCAATCATATTGAGGTAG
- a CDS encoding 3-keto-disaccharide hydrolase, with amino-acid sequence MKKIFKFSCICLTATVLLSSCNGTNAEQNSKVDSTSTDTIGLEEGYVAMFEDNSLSGWEGDSTYWKMENGVLSGEIREDQEPLKNNTFLIWKGGEIGDFSLKTKFKISENGNSGVNYRSDRFTEVPNALRGYQADIDGKNNYTGQNYEERKRTTLAYRGQRTEILNPADGNKGESKNNAWTNLKIIDSVATPEELQSIVKPNDWNELEIVAEGNKLTHFINGKVIAEVIDNDPENRKDKGLIGVQVHVGPPMKVEYKDMQIKILK; translated from the coding sequence ATGAAAAAAATATTCAAATTTAGCTGTATCTGTCTTACAGCGACTGTTTTACTGAGTTCTTGCAATGGTACAAATGCGGAACAAAACAGCAAAGTTGACAGCACATCGACTGATACAATAGGCCTGGAAGAAGGCTATGTGGCCATGTTTGAGGACAACTCTTTGTCGGGTTGGGAAGGAGATTCTACGTATTGGAAAATGGAAAACGGTGTGCTTTCTGGAGAGATTCGTGAAGACCAAGAACCGTTAAAAAACAATACCTTTTTGATCTGGAAAGGTGGTGAAATTGGTGACTTTTCATTGAAAACTAAGTTTAAAATTTCCGAAAATGGAAATAGTGGTGTAAATTACAGAAGCGATCGTTTCACTGAAGTTCCGAATGCCTTGAGAGGGTATCAAGCTGACATTGACGGCAAGAACAACTACACGGGTCAGAACTATGAGGAACGTAAGCGCACGACCTTAGCTTACCGTGGCCAACGAACTGAAATCTTAAATCCCGCAGACGGAAATAAAGGTGAGTCTAAGAACAATGCTTGGACAAATCTGAAAATTATTGATTCAGTTGCAACACCAGAAGAGCTTCAATCTATTGTAAAACCAAATGATTGGAATGAATTGGAAATTGTAGCTGAAGGAAATAAACTGACACATTTCATCAATGGTAAAGTAATCGCTGAGGTAATCGACAATGATCCTGAAAACCGCAAGGACAAAGGATTGATAGGTGTTCAAGTGCATGTTGGTCCACCTATGAAAGTTGAATACAAAGACATGCAGATTAAAATCTTGAAATAA
- a CDS encoding sugar kinase, producing the protein MPQILTFGEILYRLQSENESIFEAGSNRLKIFPGGSEANVAVGLAQMGDQVQYCSAFPDNVFANDLKNTLENLGVDCSKSIISGNRIGSYLLLSANGLSSGEVVYDRKYSSFSLLKLENLDFDKLFDDVNWLHWSALTPALSLGMAELMEQVLNEANKRNITISVDLNYRNKLWKYGKSPLEIMPELVRYCDVIMGNIWAANNMLGSPVEAGLTRNTEKDKYFDCSQKSSDYIFNHFPKAKHIANTFRFMDHSKHNLFFGTYHSHSENTISDTYETQEVIDRIGSGDAFMAGLIHALINNMSAQEIVNFATAAGYQKLFVEGDFGNGKAI; encoded by the coding sequence ATGCCACAGATCTTAACATTCGGAGAAATACTTTATAGACTTCAAAGTGAAAATGAATCAATCTTTGAGGCTGGTTCAAATCGCTTAAAAATATTCCCTGGGGGGTCGGAAGCAAATGTTGCTGTTGGGCTTGCTCAGATGGGAGACCAGGTTCAGTATTGTAGTGCCTTCCCAGATAATGTGTTTGCAAACGATTTAAAAAACACCTTAGAAAACTTAGGGGTGGACTGTTCCAAATCTATAATTTCTGGGAATCGCATCGGCAGCTATCTATTGCTTTCGGCAAATGGACTATCTAGCGGTGAGGTTGTATATGACAGGAAATACTCTAGTTTTAGTTTATTGAAATTAGAAAACCTAGATTTTGACAAACTGTTTGATGATGTTAATTGGTTGCATTGGTCAGCATTGACGCCCGCCCTATCTTTAGGCATGGCAGAGTTAATGGAGCAGGTGCTGAATGAAGCCAATAAAAGAAATATAACTATTTCTGTAGATTTAAATTATAGAAATAAATTATGGAAGTATGGTAAATCACCATTAGAAATAATGCCCGAACTGGTGCGATATTGTGATGTAATCATGGGAAATATTTGGGCAGCAAACAATATGCTTGGCAGTCCAGTAGAGGCAGGATTGACCAGAAATACTGAGAAAGACAAGTATTTTGATTGTTCTCAGAAATCATCTGATTATATTTTTAATCATTTTCCAAAAGCTAAACATATAGCGAATACTTTTAGATTTATGGACCACTCAAAACATAATCTATTCTTTGGCACTTATCATAGTCATTCAGAAAACACTATTTCTGACACATATGAAACCCAAGAAGTGATCGACAGGATTGGAAGTGGTGATGCTTTTATGGCTGGACTGATTCATGCTCTAATAAACAACATGTCTGCTCAAGAAATAGTTAACTTTGCCACAGCAGCGGGATATCAAAAATTATTTGTTGAAGGTGACTTCGGAAATGGAAAAGCAATTTAA
- a CDS encoding TatD family hydrolase: MPLDFELIKGMKFVDPHIHMVSRTTDDYQALFDSGVLLLIEPAFWVGQPRTGIDTFKDYYSSLIGWERFRASQFGIRHFCTIGLNSREANNEALAEQVMELLPHFIYKEGVLGIGEIGYDDQTPAEDKYYRAQLELAKEAGLPVQVHTPHRDKTKGTTRSMDVACRTWS; the protein is encoded by the coding sequence ATGCCGTTAGACTTTGAATTAATTAAAGGGATGAAATTTGTGGATCCACATATACATATGGTTTCACGAACGACGGATGATTACCAAGCGCTGTTTGATTCGGGAGTTCTTTTGTTGATTGAGCCTGCCTTTTGGGTTGGTCAACCAAGGACAGGGATTGATACTTTTAAGGATTATTACAGTAGCCTTATCGGTTGGGAAAGATTTAGGGCATCTCAATTTGGGATTAGACATTTCTGCACTATAGGTCTCAACTCTAGAGAGGCAAACAACGAGGCATTAGCTGAACAAGTAATGGAATTACTTCCTCATTTTATTTATAAAGAGGGTGTATTAGGAATTGGGGAGATCGGTTATGACGATCAAACCCCAGCTGAGGACAAATATTACAGGGCTCAACTTGAGCTCGCAAAAGAAGCTGGACTACCTGTCCAGGTTCATACTCCTCACCGCGACAAAACTAAGGGAACTACAAGAAGCATGGATGTGGCTTGTAGAACATGGTCTTGA
- a CDS encoding UbiA family prenyltransferase: MSFDAALDKIERPERPIPSGKVKRSSAAILGTIAFSIGCFLAYQVNLTAFYIALAIVLMCLLYNGKAKHHFIAGPIVMGSCRGLNLLLGMAVLPDSLSYFYLAIVPIIYIAAVTNISRGEVYGNNKTAILVSMGAVCTCDPYFNLFCFCQ; the protein is encoded by the coding sequence ATGTCTTTTGATGCTGCGTTAGATAAAATTGAAAGACCAGAAAGACCGATTCCTTCGGGAAAGGTTAAACGATCATCGGCAGCAATATTAGGTACTATTGCATTTTCTATTGGATGTTTTCTAGCCTATCAGGTTAATTTGACAGCCTTTTATATTGCATTGGCTATTGTGTTGATGTGCTTACTGTATAATGGGAAAGCAAAACACCATTTTATTGCTGGACCAATTGTAATGGGTTCTTGTAGAGGATTGAACTTGTTATTGGGAATGGCAGTTCTACCAGACTCGCTAAGCTATTTTTATCTTGCCATTGTACCTATTATTTACATTGCTGCTGTTACTAACATTAGTCGAGGAGAAGTTTATGGTAATAATAAAACAGCCATTTTGGTATCCATGGGGGCTGTATGCACTTGTGATCCTTACTTTAATCTATTTTGCTTTTGTCAGTAA
- a CDS encoding Gfo/Idh/MocA family protein — protein MSKKELRIGLIGCGFMGRTHSNGYKRVSNFFPDLEYTPVLKAVCARSEDKVKAFAEQWGYESYETDWRKLIARDDIDAVDICTPNNMHMEIAVAAAAAGKMVLCEKPLSRTLEEGEKMVDAVESNKVKNTIWYNYRRLPAVTLAKQIVASGALGKIFHYRTNFLQDWTINENLPQGGAAFWRMDADAAGSGVTGDLLAHCIDLAMWLNGGIKDVSSVTEIFVKQRVHDETGKMEDVKIDDACLFHCHFDNGSLGLFESTRYARGHKALFTFEINGEKGSLKWDLHDLNRLEYFNNADDSTVRGWRSIHVTDGDQPYMDKWWVPGLSVGYEHSFVHQVADFLQNP, from the coding sequence ATGAGTAAAAAAGAATTAAGAATAGGATTAATCGGATGTGGATTCATGGGAAGAACCCACTCGAATGGATATAAACGTGTAAGTAACTTTTTTCCGGATCTGGAATACACACCAGTTTTGAAAGCTGTGTGTGCTCGTAGTGAAGACAAGGTCAAGGCTTTTGCTGAACAATGGGGATATGAATCTTATGAAACCGACTGGAGAAAACTGATTGCAAGAGATGATATTGATGCGGTAGACATTTGTACTCCAAATAATATGCATATGGAAATTGCCGTTGCCGCAGCTGCTGCTGGCAAAATGGTATTATGTGAAAAACCACTTTCTAGGACACTTGAAGAAGGGGAGAAAATGGTTGATGCAGTAGAATCCAATAAGGTGAAAAACACAATTTGGTACAATTACCGTCGATTACCGGCGGTTACCTTGGCCAAACAAATTGTAGCTAGTGGCGCATTGGGTAAGATATTCCATTACCGCACTAATTTCCTACAGGATTGGACGATCAATGAGAATCTTCCGCAAGGAGGCGCTGCATTCTGGAGAATGGACGCTGATGCTGCAGGATCTGGTGTAACAGGAGATTTATTAGCACACTGTATTGATCTTGCTATGTGGCTTAATGGAGGTATAAAAGATGTTTCATCCGTTACAGAAATCTTTGTTAAACAACGTGTTCATGATGAAACCGGAAAGATGGAAGATGTTAAGATTGATGATGCCTGTTTATTCCATTGTCATTTCGACAATGGTTCATTAGGTCTATTCGAGTCAACACGTTATGCACGTGGTCACAAAGCCCTTTTCACATTTGAAATCAATGGTGAAAAAGGTTCCTTGAAATGGGATCTTCATGATCTTAATAGGTTAGAGTATTTCAACAACGCTGATGATTCTACTGTTCGCGGCTGGAGATCTATTCATGTTACCGATGGAGATCAACCATACATGGATAAATGGTGGGTTCCTGGTCTATCAGTAGGTTACGAACATTCATTTGTTCATCAAGTAGCAGATTTTTTACAAAACCCTTGA